A single genomic interval of Aedes aegypti strain LVP_AGWG chromosome 1, AaegL5.0 Primary Assembly, whole genome shotgun sequence harbors:
- the LOC5571504 gene encoding uncharacterized protein LOC5571504 isoform X1 codes for MRNCVVPKCDYKNKHNPKRAMFNVPIKDPDLLKQWQAVLPVRRPLKEFDRVCDQHFREEDILRYWEHTINGTVERMERHKPALKPNSVPVFGQTEEEDEEEQRRVETVETPRKRKERNYRSPEKVKKMKLTEDQQAVENLTIAEPTQAFDSSTVHLSIENLEESVPVQVEQLSHPDFDTLYDEVYEVELPSTLWGIHRDVQRTFIAFTEFSKQTMNVRKYLFIDRYLQYRMAVGQRVMKRGTLSSGLIESVTELLSKLDEIKIRKVIIKGSSSILGQ; via the exons ATGAGAAATTGTGTAGTACCTAAATGTGATTACAAAAACAAGCACAATCCAAAACGGGCAATGTTCAATGTGCCGATCAAG GATCCGGATTTGCTGAAGCAGTGGCAAGCTGTCCTGCCGGTTCGAAGGCCACTGAAAGAGTTCGACCGGGTGTGCGATCAGCACTTCCGGGAGGAAGACATCCTTCGCTACTGGGAGCACACCATCAACGGAACGGTGGAACGAATGGAGCGCCACAAACCGGCCCTGAAGCCAAACAGTGTTCCGGTGTTCGGCCAAACGGAGGAAGAGGATGAGGAGGAGCAGAGAAGAGTCGAAACGGTAGAAACTCCCCGGAAGCGAAAGGAGAGGAATTATCGAAGCCCAGAGAAGGTGAAG aaaatgaAATTGACTGAAGACCAACAAGCAGTTGAAAATTTAACTATTGCTGAACCGACACAGGCTTTCGATAGCAGTACAGTACATTTATCGATAGAAAACCTCGAAGAATCAGTTCCTGTTCAAGTAGAACAGTTGTCCCACCCAGATTTCGACACCCTATACGATGAGGTGTACGAAGTGGAACTGCCCTCAACCCTCTGGGGCATTCATCGAGACGTGCAGAGGACATTCATTGCGTTCACCGAATTCAGCAAGCAGACGATGAATGTCCGAAAGTATCTGTTCATTGATCGCTACCTGCAGTACCGGATGGCCGTTGGGCAAAGGGTCATGAAACGAGGTACGCTTTCCTCCGGGCTGATCGAATCCGTAACCGAATTGCTGTCCAAACTGGACGAGATTAAAATAAGGAAAGTAATCATCAAGGGGAGCAGTTCGATACTTGGGCAATGA
- the LOC5571503 gene encoding mpv17-like protein: MVPVLLNRARLFLNQYPVARGMVTYSLLWPTGCLIQQSVTGTHWRDLDWMKCFRFFVYGGFIVAPSLYCWIRLASMMWPAQTLRSAIAKALTEQVSYTPLAMTCFYFGMSLLESKTVDESIAEVKAKVPPTYKVAICIWPLLQTFNFSVVPEKNRVPFVSMCSLLWTIFLAYMKQLELEKLQKSKSIISK, translated from the exons atggttCCAGTTCTATTGAATCGCGCACGATTGTTCCTCAATCAATATCCCGTCGCTCGAGGAATGGTTACCTACAGTCTATTGTGGCCAACAGGATGTCTCATTCAACAGTCGGTCACTGGAACCCATTGGA GAGATTTGGACTGGATGAAATGCTTTAGATTCTTTGTGTACGGCGGATTTATTGTGGCTCCCAGTCTTTATTGCTGGATAAGGCTAGCTTCCATGATGTGGCCAGCGCAGACATTAAGATCTGCGATTGCAAAG GCTCTCACAGAACAAGTTAGCTATACGCCGCTAGCGATGACGTGTTTCTACTTCGGGATGAGCCTTCTGGAGTCAAAAACTGTCGATGAGTCAATAGCGGAAGTCAAAGCCAAGGTCCCACCGACATACAAG GTGGCCATTTGCATCTGGCCTTTGTTGCAAACGTTCAATTTTTCGGTGGTGCCTGAGAAAAATCGAGTCCCGTTTGTTAGCATGTGCAGTCTTTTGTGGACAATTTTCCTCGCTTACATGAAACAGCTGGAGCTTGAGAAGCTGCAGAAGTCTAAATCTATCATTTCGAAATAA
- the LOC5571502 gene encoding PXMP2/4 family protein 4 — protein MSLSAIRNAFKKYPIVKGMATYSIIWPTGCLIQQTMEGKTLRTYDYKQCMNFAIFGTFFVAPSLYGWIKLSSHMWPTMSLKAGLTKAVVEQFSYGPFAGTSFFFGMSLLEQKSVDEAMDEVKKKFPDTYKVGVCVWPVIQTINFTLIAEHNRVPFVSICSLLWTTFLAYMKQRSSTSATSVAIQPSTMSAIQQQEPISQNQPMVAL, from the exons ATGAGTCTCTCAGCCATCAGAAATGCATTCAAAAAGTATCCTATTGTCAAAGGTATGGCAACATACAGTATTATATGGCCAACAGGTTGCTTGATACAGCAAACGATGGAAGGAAAAACTTTGC GTACATATGACTACAAACAATGCATGAACTTTGCAATTTTTGGGACGTTCTTCGTAGCACCATCACTATATGGATGGATCAAATTGTCCAGTCATATGTGGCCAACTATGAGTCTGAAGGCAGGATTAACAAAG GCAGTAGTGGAACAATTCAGTTATGGACCATTTGCCGGGACAAGCTTCTTTTTTGGAATGAGTCTCCTCGAGCAGAAATCAGTCGACGAGGCAATGGACGAAGTCAAAAAGAAATTCCCCGACACCTATAAA GTCGGGGTTTGCGTGTGGCCAGTGATTCAGACGATAAATTTCACTCTTATTGCGGAGCACAATCGGGTTCCGTTCGTGAGTATATGTAGTTTATTGTGGACCACTTTTCTCGCATATATGAAGCAGCGATCATCGACATCGGCGACGTCAGTGGCGATTCAACCCAGTACAATGAGTGCCATTCAGCAACAGGAACCTATCTCTCAAAACCAGCCAATGGTAGCATTGTAG
- the LOC5571504 gene encoding uncharacterized protein LOC5571504 isoform X2: MRNCVVPKCDYKNKHNPKRAMFNVPIKDPDLLKQWQAVLPVRRPLKEFDRVCDQHFREEDILRYWEHTINGTVERMERHKPALKPNSVPVFGQTEEEDEEEQRRVETVETPRKRKERNYRSPEKKMKLTEDQQAVENLTIAEPTQAFDSSTVHLSIENLEESVPVQVEQLSHPDFDTLYDEVYEVELPSTLWGIHRDVQRTFIAFTEFSKQTMNVRKYLFIDRYLQYRMAVGQRVMKRGTLSSGLIESVTELLSKLDEIKIRKVIIKGSSSILGQ; encoded by the exons ATGAGAAATTGTGTAGTACCTAAATGTGATTACAAAAACAAGCACAATCCAAAACGGGCAATGTTCAATGTGCCGATCAAG GATCCGGATTTGCTGAAGCAGTGGCAAGCTGTCCTGCCGGTTCGAAGGCCACTGAAAGAGTTCGACCGGGTGTGCGATCAGCACTTCCGGGAGGAAGACATCCTTCGCTACTGGGAGCACACCATCAACGGAACGGTGGAACGAATGGAGCGCCACAAACCGGCCCTGAAGCCAAACAGTGTTCCGGTGTTCGGCCAAACGGAGGAAGAGGATGAGGAGGAGCAGAGAAGAGTCGAAACGGTAGAAACTCCCCGGAAGCGAAAGGAGAGGAATTATCGAAGCCCAGAGAAG aaaatgaAATTGACTGAAGACCAACAAGCAGTTGAAAATTTAACTATTGCTGAACCGACACAGGCTTTCGATAGCAGTACAGTACATTTATCGATAGAAAACCTCGAAGAATCAGTTCCTGTTCAAGTAGAACAGTTGTCCCACCCAGATTTCGACACCCTATACGATGAGGTGTACGAAGTGGAACTGCCCTCAACCCTCTGGGGCATTCATCGAGACGTGCAGAGGACATTCATTGCGTTCACCGAATTCAGCAAGCAGACGATGAATGTCCGAAAGTATCTGTTCATTGATCGCTACCTGCAGTACCGGATGGCCGTTGGGCAAAGGGTCATGAAACGAGGTACGCTTTCCTCCGGGCTGATCGAATCCGTAACCGAATTGCTGTCCAAACTGGACGAGATTAAAATAAGGAAAGTAATCATCAAGGGGAGCAGTTCGATACTTGGGCAATGA